One region of Pseudomonas sp. B21-040 genomic DNA includes:
- the hemW gene encoding radical SAM family heme chaperone HemW yields MTRESSASPLIFGGDAQSPRAALPVLPPLALYIHIPWCVRKCPYCDFNSHTASPVLPEEEYVDALLADLDEDLHAVYGRELSSIFFGGGTPSLFSAEALGRLLKGVEQRIPFAHDIEITLEANPGTFEQDKFVAYRKLGINRLSIGIQSFQEEKLKALGRIHNGDEAVRAAGMARQAGFDNFNLDLMHGLPDQSLEDALNDLRTAIALKPTHLSWYQLTLEPNTVFWNQPPTLPEDDTLWDIQEAGQALLAEHGYAQYEVSAYAQPGRPARHNLNYWSFGDFIGIGAGAHGKLSHPHGRIVRTWKTRLPKDYLNPAKSFKAGEKALTNDEMPFEFLMNALRLTEGVESRLYPERTGLSLESLAEHRREAEQSGLLQVEPSRLAATTRGQLFLNDLLQTFLS; encoded by the coding sequence ATGACCCGTGAATCATCCGCGTCGCCGCTGATCTTCGGCGGTGACGCCCAATCGCCACGGGCGGCACTGCCCGTGCTGCCGCCCTTGGCGCTGTACATCCACATTCCGTGGTGTGTGCGCAAATGCCCTTATTGCGACTTCAACTCCCATACCGCCAGCCCGGTGCTGCCGGAAGAAGAGTACGTCGATGCGCTGCTGGCTGACCTCGATGAAGACTTGCACGCGGTTTACGGCCGCGAACTGAGTTCGATCTTCTTCGGTGGCGGCACGCCAAGCCTGTTCAGCGCCGAAGCCTTGGGCCGATTGCTCAAAGGCGTGGAACAACGCATCCCGTTTGCGCATGACATCGAAATCACCCTGGAAGCCAATCCGGGAACGTTCGAGCAAGACAAGTTCGTGGCGTACCGGAAACTGGGGATCAATCGCCTGTCGATCGGCATCCAGAGTTTTCAGGAAGAGAAACTCAAGGCCCTGGGGCGGATTCACAACGGCGACGAAGCGGTACGCGCCGCTGGCATGGCCCGTCAGGCCGGGTTCGATAACTTCAACCTGGACTTGATGCACGGCCTGCCCGATCAGTCCCTGGAAGATGCCCTGAACGACCTGCGTACCGCCATCGCCCTGAAACCGACTCATTTATCCTGGTATCAGCTGACGCTGGAGCCGAACACGGTGTTCTGGAACCAGCCACCGACACTGCCGGAAGACGACACCCTGTGGGACATTCAGGAAGCGGGTCAGGCGCTGCTCGCCGAACACGGTTACGCGCAATACGAAGTGTCGGCGTATGCCCAGCCGGGTCGCCCGGCGCGGCATAACCTCAATTACTGGAGCTTTGGCGACTTCATCGGTATTGGCGCGGGCGCCCACGGCAAGCTCAGCCATCCGCACGGGCGCATCGTGCGCACCTGGAAGACACGCTTGCCCAAGGATTACCTCAATCCGGCCAAAAGCTTCAAGGCGGGCGAGAAGGCGCTGACTAACGATGAGATGCCGTTCGAGTTCCTGATGAACGCGTTGCGCCTGACCGAGGGCGTCGAATCGCGACTGTATCCGGAGCGCACCGGGCTGAGCCTGGAAAGCCTTGCCGAACACCGTCGCGAAGCCGAACAAAGTGGCTTGTTGCAGGTCGAACCGTCACGTCTGGCGGCCACGACGCGCGGACAACTGTTTCTCAATGACTTGTTGCAGACATTTCTGAGCTGA
- a CDS encoding DUF167 domain-containing protein → MSYYRWDGDDLILECHLQPAARSDDFCGLHGDRLKIRLTAPPVEGKANAYLMAFLAKAFGVSKSQVSLISGELNRQKRVRICSPKKLPELPGLARP, encoded by the coding sequence ATGAGCTACTACCGCTGGGACGGTGACGACCTGATTCTGGAGTGTCACCTGCAACCGGCCGCCCGCAGCGATGATTTCTGCGGGCTGCATGGGGATCGCCTGAAAATCCGCCTGACAGCACCACCGGTCGAAGGCAAGGCAAATGCTTACCTGATGGCGTTTCTGGCCAAGGCGTTTGGGGTCTCCAAGAGCCAGGTGAGTTTGATCAGCGGTGAGCTGAACCGGCAGAAACGGGTGCGGATCTGTTCGCCGAAGAAGCTGCCGGAGTTGCCCGGATTGGCCCGACCTTGA
- a CDS encoding YggT family protein codes for MLGLNDAAVFIIKTLGSLYLLIVLLRFILQLVRANFYNPLCQFIVKATQPLLKPLRRVIPSMFGLDMSSLVLALILQMLLMAVILTLKGFDVDWLLLVPWSIIALFSLFLNVLFYAMIISVILSWVAPGSHNPGAELVGQITEPVLAPFRRIIPNLGGLDISPIFAFIAIQLLQSWLIPRLAFYAFMPQGLLGLI; via the coding sequence ATGCTAGGACTCAATGACGCTGCCGTTTTCATCATTAAAACCTTGGGCAGCCTGTACCTGCTGATCGTGCTGCTGCGCTTCATCCTGCAACTGGTCCGGGCGAATTTTTACAACCCGCTCTGCCAGTTCATCGTCAAAGCCACCCAACCGCTGCTCAAGCCACTGCGCCGGGTGATCCCGAGCATGTTCGGGCTGGACATGTCGTCGCTGGTGCTGGCGCTGATCCTGCAGATGCTGCTGATGGCGGTCATCCTCACGCTCAAAGGCTTCGACGTTGACTGGCTGCTGTTGGTGCCATGGTCGATCATTGCGCTGTTCTCGCTGTTCTTGAATGTGCTGTTCTACGCAATGATCATCAGCGTGATTCTGTCCTGGGTCGCCCCGGGCAGCCACAATCCGGGGGCTGAGTTGGTCGGCCAGATCACTGAACCGGTACTCGCGCCGTTCCGCCGCATCATTCCGAACCTGGGCGGCCTCGATATTTCGCCGATCTTCGCGTTCATCGCGATCCAGCTGCTGCAAAGCTGGCTGATCCCGCGCCTTGCGTTCTATGCGTTCATGCCGCAGGGCCTGCTTGGCCTGATCTGA
- a CDS encoding DUF3392 domain-containing protein yields the protein MDLILDLLATVSRWSRSNLSEIALALVGCLLVLFGSDFKGWVEQRLGSIAGALRVPLMALLCMIGSGAALIYATPWIVRGLSQFNNYSLAPVLLVVLVLIGVVADRR from the coding sequence ATGGATTTGATACTCGACCTGCTCGCCACCGTGTCCCGCTGGAGCCGCAGCAACCTGTCGGAAATCGCCTTGGCCTTGGTGGGCTGTCTGCTGGTGCTGTTTGGTTCGGACTTCAAAGGTTGGGTCGAGCAACGGCTGGGCAGCATTGCCGGCGCCTTGCGCGTGCCACTGATGGCCCTGCTGTGCATGATCGGCAGCGGCGCCGCGCTGATTTACGCGACGCCATGGATCGTTCGCGGCTTGAGCCAGTTCAACAACTACAGCCTGGCCCCCGTGTTGCTGGTGGTGCTGGTGCTGATTGGTGTCGTGGCTGACCGCCGCTGA
- the metW gene encoding methionine biosynthesis protein MetW — MRADLEIIQEWIPAGSRVLDLGCGDGELLTWLRDHKQVTGYGLENDPDNIAECVAKGINVIEQDLDKGLGNFASNSFDIVVMTQALQAVHYPDKILDEMLRVGRQCIITFPNFGHWRCRWYLASKGRMPVSEFLPYTWYNTPNIHFCTFEDFEALCREREAKVIDRLAVDQQHRHGWASKLWPNLLGEIGIYRVSSPGLQDHKVAV; from the coding sequence ATGAGAGCCGATCTGGAAATCATCCAGGAATGGATCCCCGCCGGCAGCCGCGTGCTCGACCTCGGCTGCGGCGATGGCGAACTGCTGACCTGGCTGCGCGACCACAAGCAAGTCACCGGCTATGGCCTGGAAAACGACCCGGACAATATCGCCGAGTGCGTGGCCAAAGGCATCAACGTCATCGAGCAGGACCTGGACAAGGGCCTGGGCAACTTTGCCAGCAACAGCTTCGACATCGTGGTCATGACCCAGGCGCTGCAAGCCGTGCATTACCCGGACAAGATCCTCGACGAAATGCTGCGCGTTGGGCGCCAGTGCATCATCACTTTCCCCAACTTCGGTCACTGGCGCTGCCGCTGGTACCTGGCGAGCAAGGGCCGGATGCCGGTCTCCGAGTTTCTGCCGTACACCTGGTACAACACGCCGAACATCCACTTCTGCACCTTCGAAGACTTTGAGGCGTTGTGTCGCGAACGTGAAGCCAAGGTCATTGATCGGCTTGCCGTGGATCAACAGCATCGGCACGGGTGGGCCAGTAAGCTATGGCCTAATCTGTTAGGTGAGATCGGTATTTACCGCGTCAGCAGCCCCGGGCTGCAGGATCACAAGGTCGCTGTCTGA
- a CDS encoding DUF4426 domain-containing protein, whose translation MGRLALFLLTACLSVTAMAADAIKGDRQETFGDVTVHYNTFNSTFLTPDIAKSAELIRSKNQGVINVAVIKEGKPLVAQVSGTVKDLTSQSVPLQFKQITEQGAIYYIAQYPVDQQEVRTFEIKVQNGDKINTINFNQELFPGE comes from the coding sequence ATGGGTCGTCTAGCGCTGTTTCTACTCACTGCCTGCCTGAGCGTCACGGCCATGGCTGCGGACGCCATCAAGGGCGATCGCCAGGAAACCTTTGGCGACGTGACGGTGCACTACAACACCTTCAACTCCACATTCCTGACACCGGACATCGCCAAATCGGCGGAGTTGATCCGCAGCAAGAACCAGGGCGTGATCAATGTTGCCGTGATCAAGGAAGGCAAGCCGCTGGTGGCGCAGGTGAGCGGCACGGTCAAAGACCTGACCAGCCAGAGCGTGCCCCTGCAATTCAAACAAATCACCGAACAAGGTGCGATCTACTACATCGCGCAATACCCGGTGGATCAGCAGGAAGTCCGCACCTTCGAAATCAAGGTGCAGAACGGTGACAAAATCAACACCATCAATTTCAACCAAGAGCTATTCCCCGGCGAATGA
- a CDS encoding homoserine O-acetyltransferase, which produces MPTAFPPDSVGLVTPQVAHFSEPLALACGRSLPAYDLIYETYGTLNATASNAVLICHALSGHHHAAGFHSPDDRKPGWWDSCIGPGKPIDTTKFFVVSLNNLGGCNGSTGPSSINPDTGKPFGADFPVLTVEDWVHSQARLADRLGIAQWAAVIGGSLGGMQAMQWSITYPDRIRHCLAIASAPKLSAQNIAFNEVARQAILTDPEFHGGSFQEAGVIPKRGLMLARMVGHITYLSDDSMGEKFGRGLKSEKLNYDFHSVEFQVESYLRYQGEEFSGRFDANTYLLMTKALDYFDPAANFDDDLAKTFANAQAKFCVMSFTTDWRFSPARSRELVDALMAAKKDVCYLEIDAPQGHDAFLIPIPRYLQAFSNYMNRISL; this is translated from the coding sequence ATGCCAACTGCCTTTCCCCCCGATTCTGTTGGTCTGGTGACGCCGCAAGTGGCGCACTTCAGCGAACCCCTGGCCCTGGCCTGCGGGCGTTCGCTTCCAGCCTATGACCTGATCTACGAAACCTACGGCACGCTGAATGCCACGGCGAGCAACGCCGTGCTGATTTGCCATGCGTTGTCCGGTCACCATCACGCTGCCGGTTTTCACAGCCCCGACGACCGTAAACCCGGTTGGTGGGACAGCTGCATCGGGCCCGGCAAGCCGATCGACACCACCAAATTCTTCGTGGTCAGCCTGAACAACCTTGGTGGTTGCAACGGTTCCACAGGCCCGAGCAGCATCAACCCGGACACAGGCAAGCCCTTCGGCGCCGATTTCCCGGTGCTGACCGTGGAAGACTGGGTGCACAGCCAGGCGCGTCTGGCCGACCGCCTCGGCATCGCCCAATGGGCAGCAGTGATCGGTGGCAGCCTTGGCGGCATGCAGGCTATGCAATGGAGCATCACTTACCCCGACCGCATTCGTCACTGCCTGGCCATCGCCTCGGCCCCCAAGCTGTCGGCGCAGAACATCGCGTTCAACGAAGTGGCGCGCCAGGCCATCCTCACCGACCCCGAATTCCACGGCGGTTCGTTCCAGGAAGCCGGCGTGATTCCCAAGCGCGGTCTGATGCTGGCCCGGATGGTCGGGCACATCACCTACCTGTCCGATGATTCGATGGGCGAAAAATTCGGCCGTGGCCTGAAAAGCGAAAAGCTCAACTACGATTTTCACAGCGTGGAATTCCAGGTCGAAAGTTACCTGCGCTATCAGGGCGAAGAGTTCTCCGGGCGCTTCGACGCCAACACCTACCTGCTGATGACCAAGGCGCTGGACTACTTCGACCCGGCAGCGAACTTTGATGATGACCTGGCGAAAACCTTCGCCAATGCCCAGGCCAAGTTCTGCGTGATGTCGTTCACCACCGACTGGCGCTTCTCCCCTGCCCGCTCGCGGGAACTGGTGGACGCGCTGATGGCCGCGAAAAAAGACGTCTGCTACCTCGAGATCGACGCCCCGCAAGGCCACGACGCCTTCCTGATTCCGATCCCGCGCTACCTGCAAGCCTTCAGCAACTACATGAACCGCATTTCGCTTTGA
- the rdgB gene encoding RdgB/HAM1 family non-canonical purine NTP pyrophosphatase translates to MINFTQLVLASHNAGKLKELQAMLGDSVQLRSIGEFSSVEPEETGLSFVENAILKARNAARISGLPALADDSGLAVDFLGGAPGIYSARYADGKGDAANNAKLLDVLKDVPEAERGAQFVCVLALVRHADDPLPILCEGLWHGRILTAASGEHGFGYDPLFWVPERDCSSAELSPSDKNQISHRARAMDLLRQRLGLK, encoded by the coding sequence ATGATCAACTTCACGCAACTCGTATTGGCCAGCCATAACGCCGGCAAACTCAAGGAACTCCAGGCCATGCTCGGCGACTCGGTGCAACTGCGCTCGATCGGCGAGTTCAGCAGCGTCGAACCTGAAGAAACCGGCCTGTCGTTCGTCGAGAACGCCATCCTCAAGGCCCGCAACGCCGCGCGCATCTCCGGCCTGCCGGCGCTCGCCGACGACTCTGGGCTGGCAGTGGATTTCCTCGGCGGTGCGCCGGGTATCTATTCGGCTCGTTATGCCGATGGCAAGGGCGATGCGGCGAACAACGCCAAGTTGCTCGACGTCTTGAAAGACGTGCCCGAGGCCGAGCGCGGCGCGCAGTTTGTCTGTGTATTGGCACTGGTGCGTCACGCCGATGATCCGTTGCCGATCCTCTGCGAAGGCCTGTGGCACGGGCGCATCCTGACGGCGGCCAGCGGTGAACACGGTTTCGGCTATGACCCGCTGTTCTGGGTGCCGGAGCGCGATTGCTCCAGCGCCGAACTGAGCCCGAGCGACAAGAACCAGATCAGTCACCGCGCCCGTGCAATGGATCTGCTGCGCCAGCGTCTGGGCTTGAAATGA